Part of the Rhodococcus sp. OK302 genome is shown below.
CGGATTCGGCAGTTGACGAGAAGGCGACGGTCATCTGCACCGACGGCCGCTATGTCACTCAGGTGGCGGAGCAGGTGCCGGATCTTCGGGCCGAAATAAACCGTTCGAGTGCCAACCATCTGATTTCGACGTTCTCAGGCGAAGTGTTGGCCTTCGAGGCTCACATTGCAACATTCGCGGAACACCGATCCTGGACGGAGGCCGCCCCGTCCACCCGGTTTGAACCGGTGAGCGGACTCGTCGAAAAGTTGCGGATGGTCAAGGACGAACACGAGATCGACTTGCTTCGCGCCGCGTGTACCGCTGCCGATGATGCGTTGGCGCAGTTGATCGCTCGCGGCGGACTGCGACCGGGGCGAACCGAACGCGAAGTGGGCCGGGAACTGGAAAACCTCATGTTCGACAACGGCGCCGACGGCATCTCCTTCGAGACCATCGTGGCGGCCGGCGCAAACTCGGCGATTCCGCATCACCGGCCGACCGGAGCAGTGTTGGCGTCGGGAGACTTCGTGAAACTGGACTTCGGTGCACAGATCGGTGGCTACCACTCGGACATGACACGAACATACGTTTTGGAGACTGTTTCCGATTGGCAACGGGACGTGTACGAGCTCGTCGCACAGTCTCAGGCAGCCGGCCGCGCGGCACTGATCCCCGGCGCAGAATGTGCAGCGGTAGACGCCGCAGCGCGCGCAGTGATCGACGATGCCGGGTACGGCGAGTTGTTTCTGCACGGCCTCGGACACGGCGTGGGGCTGGAAATCCATGAAGCACCGGGAATCGGCAAGCTCGGCACCGGTACACTTCTTTCCGGCGCGGCGGTGACCGTCGAGCCGGGCGTGTATTTCTCCGGGCGCGGAGGCGTACGGATCGAGGACACGCTCGTTGTTCGTGAGCAGGGGCCAGAGCTGCTCACACTGACCGCAAAAGACCTTACCGTCGTCTAAGACGGTTCCCGACCCCCTCTAGGAGACGCGAAGCAAGTGGCTTCCACCAGTGATTTCAAGAATGGTCTGGTTCTGCAGATCGAAGGCCAGCTGTGGACGATCATCGAGTTCCAGCACGTCAAGCCTGGCAAGGGCCCCGCTTTCGTTCGCACCAAGCTCAAGAATGTTCTCTCGGGCAAGGTAGTGGACAAGACCTTCAACGCCGGTGTGAAGGTCGAGACCGCCACGGTCGACCGTCGTAGCATGACCTACCTCTACCACGACGGTAGCGATTACATCTTCATGGACGGCGACACCTTCGACCAGGTTCCGGTCAGCGAAGCAGTCGTCGGCGACCAGTCGCGTTTCCTCCTCGAGAACATGCTCGTCCAGGTTGCGACCCACGAAGAGGTTCCCCTCTTCGTCGAGCTCCCGGTCACGGTCGAGCTTGTTGTTCAGCACACCGATCCGGGCCTGCAGGGCGATCGTTCCACCGGCGGCACCAAGCCGGCGACCCTCGAGACCGGCGCCGAGATCAGCGTTCCGCTGTTCATCAACACCGGTGACAAGCTCAAGGTCGATTCGCGTGACGGCAACTACCTCGGGCGTGTGAATTCCTAAAGTGTCCGGCACACATAAGAAACTCGGTGCGCGGCACAAGGCGCGGAAGCGTGCCGTCGACTTCCTCTTCGAAGCCGAAGCACGTGACCTCGATCCGGTTGCACTGACATCTGAGCGTTCCGACCTGTCAGTCAAGGACGATTCGGTGGCTCCGGTTGCTCAGTACACGGTCACCTTGGTGTCCGGTGTTGCAGAAAACCTGGATCGAATCGATCAGGTCATCTCCTCGCACCTGCAGGAGTGGACGCTCCAGCGTCTGCCGGCAGTGGACCGCGCGATCCTGCGTATCGCCGTGTGGGAGCTTTTCCATGCGACGGACGTTCCGCCGGTTGTGGCCGTCGACGAGGCCGTCGAATTGGCGAAGCAGCTGTCCACGGACGATTCACCGGGGTTTGTCAACGGCATCCTCGGCCAGGTCGTTCTCGTGGCGCCGCAGGTTCGTTCGGCTGCTGCCGCGACGTCCCAGCGCGCTCAGGAAACTGATTCGGAAACCGAGTAGTTTTCAGTTCCACCACCCGCCGTGCGAGCAAAGTTGTGTGTCTGAACACAACCCGTCTGAGGACGCGTTCGCACGGCGGGATCAGGTCTGTCGGCTGATAGGGTGGGGACCGTCAGACATCCTTTAACGATCCGTCCAGTGAGGCGGAGAAGGAGGTCGCTGTATGAGCGTGCCCGAAGGGTCTCGCCCATCCGATCTTGCAGGTCCAGATAGCGCTGCAGAAGCTCGTGATGCAGAAGTCCGTGAATTGTTGTCCGCCCAAGATGTGGGCCGGACCGTCGCGCGTATCGCTCACGAAATTATCGAGAAAACCGCACTCGACGGACCCGAGGGAACTGCGCCTCGCGTCGTCCTGATCGGCATCCCGACTCGCGGCACCATTCTCGCGACACGTCTTCGCGACAAGATCGAAGAATTTTCCGGTGTGCGCACTCCCATCGGATCTCTCGACATCACGCTGTACCGCGACGACCTCCGCACCAAGCCTCATCGCCCACTCGAGCGGACATCCGTTCCCGACGGTGGAGTGGACAACGCTCTGGTCGTTCTGGTCGACGACGTCCTCTTCTCGGGACGTACCGTCCGCTCCGCTCTCGATGCGCTGCGCGATCTGGGTCGTCCCCGCGCTGTGCAGCTCGCTGTTCTGGTTGACCGCGGTCACCGTGAACTCCCGTTGCGTGCCGATTACGTCGGCAAGAACGTCCCGACCGCGAGGTCCGAGGACGTCAAGGTTTTGCTCCAGGAGCACGACGGCCGGGATGCAGTCATCATTTCCGGAGGTAAGAGCGCGTGAAGCACCTCCTCTCCATCGCGGACCTCAATCGTGAATCCGCGCTAGAACTTCTCGACGAAGCCGAGCGCTTCGAGCAGGCACTTCTCGGACGTGAAGTTCGTAAGCTTCCGACGCTGCGTGGCCGCACGATCATGACGGTGTTCTTCGAGAACTCCACCCGCACCCGCGTCTCCTTCGAGGTGGCCGGTAAGTGGATGAGCGCCGACGTCATCAACGTCAGCGCGTCCAGCTCTTCGGTGTCCAAGGGTGAATCGCTGCGCGATACGGCTATGACGCTGCGCGCCGCGGGCGCCGACGCCCTCATCGTGCGTCACCCCGCGTCCGGCGCAGCTCATCAGATCGCGAAGTGGACCGGCGAGGCCGAAGACGGCGGCCCGGCGATCATCAATGCCGGCGACGGAACGCACGAACACCCGACGCAGGCTTTGCTCGACGCGTTGACCTTGCGTCAGCGTCTCGGCGATATCGAGGGCAAGCGCATCGCGATTGTCGGCGACATCCTGCACAGCCGCGTCGCCCGCTCCAACGCGCTCCTGCTCTCGATGCTCGGCGCCGAGGTTGTCCTGGTTGCGCCGCCGACACTGCTGCCGGTCGGTGTACACACGTGGCCGGTCACGGTCTCGCATTCGCTGGACGCCGAACTGCCCGGCCTCGACGCCGTGCTGATGCTGCGTGTTCAGGCCGAGCGCATGAACGGTGGATTCTTCCCGTCGCAGCGTGAGTACTCGATCAACTACGGCCTGTCCGAGAAGCGACTGGGAATGCTGGCCGATCACGCGGTGGTCCTGCACCCCGGCCCCATGCTGCGCGGTATGGAAATTGCTTCCGCTGTCGCAGATTCGTCCAAAGCTGCTGTACTGCAACAGGTTACCAACGGCGTTCATATGCGCATGGCTGTCTTGTTCCGGCTTCTGGTCGGTTCCGAGGACGGTGCGCTGTGACCACGAATCAGAACGGAGAATCACCCGTGAGTGTCCTGCTCAAGGATGTTTTGATCTACGGAGAAGGGGATGCCGTCGACGTACTGGTCGGCAACGGCACCATCCTCGAGATCGGCGCAAACCTGGATCCGGCCACTGCATCCGAGGTGATCGACGGCAGCGGGCAGATTCTTCTTCCCGGCTTCGTCGACCTGCACACGCACTTGCGAGAGCCTGGCCGTGAAGACACCGAAACCATCGAAACCGGTTCCGCTGCAGCCGCTCTCGGCGGTTACACCGCCGTCTTCGCGATGGCCAACACCAGTCCGGTTGCCGATTCGGTAGTCATCACCGATCACGTCTGGCGACGCGGACAGGAAGTCGGCCTCGTCGACGTTCACCCCGTCGGCGCTGTCACGGTCGGTTTGAAGGGCAAGCAACTCGCCGAAATGGCGACCATGGCCGCCGGTATCGGCAAGGTCAAGATGTTCTCCGACGACGGCCACTGCGTCGACGATCCGTTGATCATGCGTCGCGCGCTCGAATACTCCAGCTCACTCGGTGTTCTGATCGCTCAGCACGCCGAAGAGCCTCGGTTGACCGTCGGCGCAGTAGCGCACGAGGGCCCGACCGCTGCTCGGTTGGGCCTGGCCGGCTGGCCTCGCGCGGCTGAAGAATCCATTGTCGCCCGTGACGCGCTTCTTGCTCGTGACGCCGGCGCTCGGGTTCACATCTGCCACGCATCCACAGCGGGAACCGTCGAACTCGTGAAGTGGGCCCGCAGTCAGGGCATCTCGATCACTGCCGAGGTCACGCCGCACCACCTGCTGCTCGACGATTCGCGTCTCGAGACGTACGACGCCATCAACAAGGTCAATCCGCCGTTGCGTGAGGCCAGCGATGTCGCTGCCCTGCGTAAGGGTCTGGCCGAGGGCATCATCGACTGCGTCGCCACCGACCACGCTCCGCATGCCGAGCAGGACAAGTGCTGCGAGTTCGCCGCTGCCCGCCCGGGCATGCTCGGCCTCGAAACCGCACTCTCGATCATCGTGCAAACGATGGTTCAGCCGGGCCTGCTCGATTGGCGCGGCGTTGCCCGCGTCATGAGTGAGCGTCCCGCATCGATCGTCGGACTCGACGATCAGGGCCGTCCCATCGCGGTGGGGGAGCCGGCCAACCTGACGCTGGTCGATCCTTCGGCCGAGTGGACAGTGCACGGCCCGGACCTGGCGAGTGTCGCGAATAACACTCCGTACGAGTCGATGACATTGCCCGCTCGGGTCACGACCACACTGTTACGTGGGCGCATTACCGCACATGACGGAAATGCACGGCTGCGGAACGAGGAGTAGGCGTCATGGAGATGGAAAGAGTTCTGTGGGTCGTAGGACTGGTGATCTTCTGGGTCGCCATGATCGGCCTCATGTTCATCGGGTGGCGCGGCCGTGCCCGACGTCAGAAAGACTCGATCGGCGAGTTGCCCACGGTACCGGCAACTTTGGGTGAATTGCTCGTCCTGCCCACCACGGGCCTGTACGTCGGCAGCACCATCGCGCCCAGTTGGCAGGACCGCATCGCCGTCGGCGACCTCGGGTTCCGGTCCACCTGCGAGATCAGCCGTTACTCCGGCGGAATCTTGCTGGAGCGCACCGGTGCGTCGGCCATCTGGATTCCCCAGAAGTCGATCCGCGCGATCCGCACCGAGAACGGTCTCGCCGGCAAGGTCATGAGCAAGGACGGCGTCCTGGTCATCCGCTGGGAGTTGCCGAGCGGCACCGAGATCGACACGGGTGTGCGCGGCGACGACAAGTTGGTCTACCCCGACTGGGTCAAGCCCTTAGATGTCTCGAACAAGACGAACAACAACGAAGACGCAAGCTCTGGCGAGATCGAGCAGAACGGAAAGAACGCATGAGCGGCTTTGACAACAGCCCCGCAGTACTGGTCCTCGAAGACGGACGGGTGTTCCGCGGAACCACCTTCGGCGCGGTTGGCCAGACCCTGGGCGAAGCGGTGTTCAGCACCGGCATGACCGGCTACCAGGAAACGCTCACCGATCCCAGCTACCACCGCCAGATCGTGGTCTCCACCGCTCCCCAGATCGGCAACACCGGCTGGAACGACGAAGACGACGAGTCCGTCGGACCCACCGGTGATTCCGCCGGAGCCAAGATCTGGGTTGCCGGCTACGTAGTCCGCGACCCATCGCGGGTCACCTCGAGCTGGCGCGCGACGGGTTCGCTGCAGGCCAAGCTCGAAGAGCAGTCGATTGTCGGCATCGCCGGCATCGACACCCGCGCGCTGGTCCGCCACCTGCGCACCCGCGGTTCCATGAAGGCCGGAATCTTCTCCGGTGACGCACTTGCAGCCGACGAGGTTCTGGTCGAGCGGGTCAAGGATCAGCCGACCATGCTCGGTGCCGATCTCGCCAGTGAGGTCAGCACCACCAGCGGCTACATCGTCGAGCCCAAGGGCGGTGAGGCTCTGTACACCGTCGCCGCCATCGACCTCGGCATCAAGACCAACACCCCGCGCATGTTCGCCGAGCGCGGTATCCGCGTTCACGTCTTGCCGTCCAACGCGACGCTCGAGCAGATCCTCGACCTCAAGGCCGACGGAGTGTTCCTCTCCAACGGTCCGGGTGACCCGGCCACCGCCGACGGTGCTGTTCACCTCACCAAAGAGGTCATCGGACAGGGCTTGCCGCTGTTCGGTATCTGCTTCGGCAACCAGATCCTGGGCCGTGCGCTCGGGATGAGCACGTACAAGATGAAGTTCGGCCACCGCGGCATCAACGTCCCGGTCATCGAGCATCAGACGGGTCGCATCGCGATCACCGCTCAGAACCACGGCTTCGCGCTCGAAGGTGAAGCCGGCCAAGAATTCGACACACCGTTCGGCCGGGCCGTGGTCAGCCACACCTGCGCCAACGACGGAGCCGTCGAAGGCGTTCGCCTGCTCGACGATTCAGCCTTCTCGGTTCAGTACCACCCCGAAGCTGCCGCCGGCCCGCACGACGCCGCGTACCTCTTCGACCGCTTCACCAGCCTGCTCTCCGCACGGAAAGAAACCGGAGTCAAGAACTAATGCCACGCCGTACAGATCTCAAGCACATCCTGGTAATCGGCTCCGGTCCGATCGTCATCGGTCAGGCCTGCGAGTTCGACTACTCGGGCACCCAAGCCTGCCGCGTCCTGCAAGAGGAAGGCCTGCGCGTCAGCCTGGTCAACTCCAACCCGGCGACGATCATGACGGACCCCGAGTTCGCCGACGCTACCTACGTCGAGCCGATCACGGCCGAGTTCCTCGAGAAGGTCATCGCCAAGGAAGCCTTGCAGGGCCACAAGATCGATGCCGTCCTCGCGACGCTCGGTGGCCAGACCGCTCTCAATGCCGCAGTGGCACTGCATGAGCAGGGCATCCTCGAAAAGTACGACGTCGAGCTGATCGGCGCCGATTTCGACGCCATCCAGCGCGGCGAGGATCGCCAGAAGTTCAAGGACATCGTTGCCAAGGTCGGCGGCGAATCCGCGAAGTCTGCTGTTTGCTACACGATGGACGAAGTACACGCCACGGTTGCCGAACTGGGCTACCCGGTCGTAGTTCGCCCGTCCTTCACCATGGGTGGCCTCGGCTCCGGCATGGCGTACAACGTCGACGACCTCAACCGGATTGCCGGTGGCGGTCTCGCTGCGTCGCCGACGGCCAACGTCCTCATCGAGGAATCCATCCTCGGTTGGAAGGAATACGAGCTCGAGCTCATGCGTGACAGTCGCGACAACGTCGTGATCGTCTGCTCCATCGAGAACGTCGACCCGGTCGGTGTCCACACCGGCGACTCGGTCACCGTCGCACCCGCGATGACCCTGACCGACCGCGAGTACCAGGACATGCGCGACCTCTCCATCGACATCCTGCGTGAGGTGGGCGTCGACACCGGCGGCTGCAACATCCAGTTCGCGATGGACCCCGCCGACGGCCGCCTGGTTGTCATCGAGATGAACCCGCGCGTGTCCCGCTCGTCGGCTCTGGCGTCGAAGGCGACCGGTTACCCGATCGCGAAGATGGCCGCCAAGCTGGCCATCGGGTACACGCTCGACGAAATTATCAACGACATCACCGGCGAGACCCCGGCCTGCTTCGAGCCGACGCTCGACTACGTCGTCGTCAAGGCTCCGCGGTTCGCTTTCGAGAAGTTCCCCGGCGCCGACGGCACCCTGACCACCACGATGAAGTCGGTGGGCGAGGCCATGAGCATCGGCCGCAACTTCACCGAGGCCTTCGGCAAGGTCATGCGGTCGCTCGAGACCAAGCGTGCGGGCTACTGGACCGGCCTCGAGGTAGAGGCTGAGAGCCTCGAAGCTCTGCTCGCCGACCTGAGCGTTCCGCAGGACGGCCGCATGTACGGCATCGAGAAGGCTTTCGCGATGGGCGCCACCGTCGAGCAGCTTTTCGACGCCACCAAGATCGATCCGTGGTTCCTCGACCAGTTCCTGCAGATCCACGAGCTCGGCAACAAGATCCGCGCTACCGAGTCGTTCGACGAGGCTGCGCTGCGTCAGGCCAAGTACCACGGCCTCTCCGATCGCCAGATCGCTGCTCTGCGCCCCGAATTGGGCGGCGACACTCACGCCGGTGAAGATGCAGTTCGCGCTCTCCGCGACGAGCTCGGTGTGCACCCGGTCTACAAGACCGTCGACACTTGCGCCGCAGAGTTCGAAGCCAAGACGCCGTACCACTACTCGACGTACGAGCTGGATCCCAACGCCGAGTCCGAGGTTGCGCCGCAGACCGAGCGTCCCAAGGTCCTGATCCTCGGATCGGGTCCCAACCGCATCGGCCAGGGCATCGAGTTCGACTACTCCTGTGTCCACGCAGCGCAGACGCTGTCCGAGGCCGGCTACGAGACCGTCATGGTCAACTGCAACCCCGAGACCGTCTCCACCGACTACGACACCGCTGACCGCCTGTACTTCGAGCCGCTCACGTTCGAGGACGTGTTCGAGGTCTACCGCGCAGAAGCTCAGTCCGGCACCGTTGCCGGCGTCATCGTCCAGCTCGGTGGCCAGACCCCGCTCGGCCTGGCCAAGCGTCTCGAAGCTGCCGGCGTTCCGATCGTCGGAACCAGCCCGGCCGCAATCGATTTGGCCGAGGACCGTGGCGAATTCGGTCGCGTGCTGAACGAAGCCGGTCTGCCGGCACCCAAGTTCGGTACTGCCACCACGTTCGACGGCGCCCGTGAGATCGCTGCCGGAATCGGCTACCCGGTCCTCGTTCGTCCGTCGTACGTGCTCGGTGGACGCGGCATGGAGATCGTCTACGACGAGCCTTCCCTCGCCAACTACATCTCGCGCGCCACCGAGATCTCGGACGACCGCCCCGTGCTGGTCGACCGTTTCCTCGAAGACGCAGTCGAGATCGACGTCGACGCATTGTGCGACGGCACCGAGGTGTACCTGGGCGGCGTCATGGAGCACATCGAGGAAGCCGGAATTCACTCCGGTGACTCCGCGTGCGCACTGCCTCCCATCACCCTGGGCCGCGCAGACCTCGAGAACGTCCGACGCTCCACCGAGGCACTTGCCAAGGGAATCGGCGTCAAGGGCCTGCTCAACGTGCAGTACGCACTCAAGGACGACATTCTCTACGTCCTCGAAGCGAACCCGCGTGCCAGCCGCACCGTCCCGTTCGTCTCCAAGGCGACGGCCGTTCAGTTGGCCAAGGCCTGTGCTCGCGTCATGCTCGGTGAGTCCATTGCGGACCTGCGTGCCAGCGGCATCCTGCCTGCCGTGGGCGACGGCGGAAACACTCCCGCCGGTGCACCCATCGCGGTCAAGGAAGCAGTTCTCCCGTTCAACCGGTTCCGTCGCGCCGACGGAACCGGCGTCGACACCCTGCTGAGCCCGGAAATGAAGTCCACCGGCGAGGTCATGGGTATCGACTTCGACTTCGGCACCGCATTTGCCAAGTCGCAGACCGCTGCTTACGGTTCGCTGCCCACCGAAGGCGCCGTGTTCGTCTCGGTCGCCAACAAGGACAAGCGTTCGCTGATCTTCCCGGTCAAGCGTCTCGCCGACCTCGGCTTCACGATCCTTGCAACCGAAGGCACCGCAGATGTATTGCGTCGCAACGGTATCGAGTGCAAGAACGTGTACAAGCAGTCCGGTGAAGAGGTTCCTGAGGGTGCTGTCACCATCGTCGATCAGATCAAGAGCGGCGAGGTCGCCATGGTGATCAACACGCCGTACGGCAACTCCGGCCCGCGCGTCGACGGCTACGAGATCCGCAGCGCCGCAGTCGCGTCGAACATCCCGTGCATCACCACTGTGCAGGGTGCTTCGGCTGCCGTTCAGGGCATCGAAGCCGCAATCCGCGGCGACATCGGCGTTCATTCCTTGCAGGAACTGCACGCCGGTCTGCGTCAACCGTCCACCCAGTCGTGACACACAGCTGGGGTCACCGTCTCCGGTCCGCAATCGCGCACCGGGGGCGGCTGTGTGTGGGCATCGACCCACACCCGGCGCTACTCGACGCGTGGGGCCTGCCCCGCTCGGCTGAGGGTCTCGAAACTTTTGCCGAGATCTGCGTCGAGGCATTCACCGGCGAAGTTGCCATCGTGAAGCCTCAGGTCGCGTTCTTCGAGGCGTACGGCAGCGAAGGTTTTGCGGTCCTCGAGCGCACCATCTCGGTGCTGCGCGACGCCGGAACACTGGTTGTCGCGGATGCCAAGCGCGGCGACATCGGTTCCACCATGGATGCGTACGCGCAGGCCTGGCTCGGAGAATCGCCGTTGACCTCGGATTCGGTGACGGTGTCGCCTTACCTCGGTTTCGGAGCCTTGGCTCCGGCCTTGGAGCTGGCTCGCGAGAATGCGCGCGGAATCTTCGTCCTCGCACGCACCTCCAACCCCGAGGGCGGGGGACTGCAGCAGTCTTCGGCCGACGGTGTGTCCGTTGCCCAGTCGATAGTTGACGACGCAATCGCCGCAAATGCCGACGGCCACGACACCGTCGGACTGGTGGTGGGTGCCACCCGCGATCACGGACTGGACCTGAGCAACTTCAGTGGTCCGATCCTGGCTCCCGGACTGGGCGCACAGGGCGCGACGGCCGCGGACCTGGCGGAGATATTCGCCGGTTCCACGGAACTGCTTCTGCCCAACTCTTCGCGTGGCATCCTCAAGCACGGCCCGTCGGTGACGGCTCTGCGTGAGGCGGCCATGCGTGATCGGGACGAGATCGAAGCAGCATTGGCGAACTGATCCGTGAGTGATAACGACGTTTCGAACGCTGTCACACCCCGGTGGTACCGTCCGGCGGTGAACGGATCGGGTGGGGCGTCGAAGCGTCGTTGGTGGGCTGAGCGTCGTTGGTGGATGGTCGCGATGCTTGTTGTGCTGTGCGCCGTGCTGGCCACGGTATTTCAAGCAGTGACCGGAGTACACGGCGACGATCTCGCGGTGTATCGGACGGCCGGGCAGGCAGTTCTGGACGGTTCGAGTCTGTACGACTCCACGTTCAATGCCCGGCTTCCGTTCACCTACCCACCGTTCGCAGCGCTCGTTGCAGTTCCGATTGCGATCGGAACGTGGGGGTTCGTGCAATGGGAGTGGACTTTTGTCAGCCTCCTGATGCTGGCTGTCATCATCGTGTTGAGTTATCGCGGCGTTCCGCTCACCCGTAAGCGCCCCTCGCGGTGTACGCAGGGTTCCTGATCCTGTGGACGGTGGCGTCCCCGATTTCGGATCATCTCGGATACGGGCAGGTCGGGTTGTTTTTGACGATGCTGTGTCTGATCGACGTACTCGCGCGGCCCAAGTGGTTGCCTGAAGGCGTCCTGGTCGGCATTGCCGGTGCCATCAAGCTCGTGCCGATCGTGTATCTCGGTTACTACCTGATTACCGGAAAGTGGAAGGCGCTCGGCGGCGGACTGGCCGGTTTTGCCGGCGCAACCTTGTTGGGCTTCGCGGTACTGCCGCGCCAGACCATCGACTACTTCGGCGACATCGCTTCACTGTCGGGCAAGGTCGCGGTGGGGGACCCGGCGGTCTTCGGGAACCAATCTCTTCGCGGAATGGCGTTGCGTGAACTCCCGGATGCCCTGGTGGGGCCTGTATGGCTGGCTGCCTGCGCAGTGTTGGCCGTACTGGGGATTCTCGCTACCCGGCGCGCTGCGCGCTTACGGGGGGATCTGGCAGCCTTCACCGTCGTTGCACTGCTTGCTGCGGTGGTCACTCCTATCGCGTGGACCCACCACTTCGTGTGGTTGGTGCCGGCCGTGGGTGTGCTGCTGACACCAGTGGTCGGACGACGGGGGATTCCCGCGTGGTCTGCGGTGGCGGCAGCGCTCACCGCCGTCGTAGTGCTTTTCCGATTGCCACGCGTGGGCGCCGATCTGAACATCCCGATTCTGGGATTTGTGTTGGAGAATTCTTTGCTTTGGGCGGTACTGGTAGTCGTTGTGGCCCTGGCCGTACCGGGTTCGACACAAAAAGCCGATGCAGAATCCGGCGTCGACGACCCGAAATCTTCGCTTCCGGCCTGAAAATCGGCCGCGACACGCGCATACGCGCCGAATTGCACCGAAAACTTTGACTGTGTCGACAAGCACGTTTGTCGAACTGATGATCGAGGTTCCAAGTAGTTCGGAGCGGTGCACTGTCTCGAACTTGAAATCTGTTGTGCTACAGTAGCTTTCGCAATCGTACCTACGTAAGTGCCGTTTTGTTTCGGCCGCGATCGCGCCGTCGAAGGCGTCGATTCTCGGACTTGATTCAACACGCATAACCCACCGTGATCTGCACCGGACCGCGGGGGGCGGGTTAGCAATTCGCGCCAGGCGTGAGTACGGTCGCTATCGCTGCTGGTTATCCAGCGGAATAGACAAATTTGCACACGATGAGACGGAGGAACCGTGGCCCTTCCCCAGTTGACGGATGAGCAGCGCGCTGCTGCTTTAATGAAGGCAGCAGCTGCCCGCAAGGCCAGGGCTGAGCTCAAGGAGCGCTTGAAGCGCGGCGGCACCGACCTCAAAGAGGTCCTCAAGGATGCCGAAGACAACGAAATCTTGGGCAAGATGAAGGTTTCGGCTCTGCTCGAGGCTCTGCCGAAGGTGGGCAAGGTCAAGGCTCAGGAAATCATGACCGAGCTGGAGATCGCTCCGACCCGTCGCATCCGCGGCCTCGGTGATCGTCAGCGTCGGGCTCTCCTCACCAAGTTCGACTTCGAGGTCTGAGTCGAACCGTGATGAAAACTGGCGCAACAGTAATGATGAGTGCTGCAAAAACAGTTTCTTATGAGTGCTGAGGCTGTGTCAGAGAGCAAGACTGCAGTGCGGAGGGGTCGGCTGGTTGTACTAGCCGGCCCCTCGGCTGTCGGCAAGTCGAGCGTGGTCCGCGAACTCAGAACTCGGTTGCCCGAGCTGATGTTCAGCGTGTCGGCAACGACCCGCGATCCTCGCCCCGGCGAGGTGGACGGTAAGGACTACCGCTTCACCACTCGAGACGAGTTTCAACGGATGA
Proteins encoded:
- a CDS encoding M24 family metallopeptidase, giving the protein MSADHRSRRQALRELLIARELDAILVTDLINIRYLTGFTGSNAALLVSAADSAVDEKATVICTDGRYVTQVAEQVPDLRAEINRSSANHLISTFSGEVLAFEAHIATFAEHRSWTEAAPSTRFEPVSGLVEKLRMVKDEHEIDLLRAACTAADDALAQLIARGGLRPGRTEREVGRELENLMFDNGADGISFETIVAAGANSAIPHHRPTGAVLASGDFVKLDFGAQIGGYHSDMTRTYVLETVSDWQRDVYELVAQSQAAGRAALIPGAECAAVDAAARAVIDDAGYGELFLHGLGHGVGLEIHEAPGIGKLGTGTLLSGAAVTVEPGVYFSGRGGVRIEDTLVVREQGPELLTLTAKDLTVV
- the efp gene encoding elongation factor P, whose translation is MASTSDFKNGLVLQIEGQLWTIIEFQHVKPGKGPAFVRTKLKNVLSGKVVDKTFNAGVKVETATVDRRSMTYLYHDGSDYIFMDGDTFDQVPVSEAVVGDQSRFLLENMLVQVATHEEVPLFVELPVTVELVVQHTDPGLQGDRSTGGTKPATLETGAEISVPLFINTGDKLKVDSRDGNYLGRVNS
- the nusB gene encoding transcription antitermination factor NusB, with amino-acid sequence MSGTHKKLGARHKARKRAVDFLFEAEARDLDPVALTSERSDLSVKDDSVAPVAQYTVTLVSGVAENLDRIDQVISSHLQEWTLQRLPAVDRAILRIAVWELFHATDVPPVVAVDEAVELAKQLSTDDSPGFVNGILGQVVLVAPQVRSAAAATSQRAQETDSETE
- the pyrR gene encoding bifunctional pyr operon transcriptional regulator/uracil phosphoribosyltransferase PyrR; amino-acid sequence: MSVPEGSRPSDLAGPDSAAEARDAEVRELLSAQDVGRTVARIAHEIIEKTALDGPEGTAPRVVLIGIPTRGTILATRLRDKIEEFSGVRTPIGSLDITLYRDDLRTKPHRPLERTSVPDGGVDNALVVLVDDVLFSGRTVRSALDALRDLGRPRAVQLAVLVDRGHRELPLRADYVGKNVPTARSEDVKVLLQEHDGRDAVIISGGKSA
- a CDS encoding aspartate carbamoyltransferase catalytic subunit, with amino-acid sequence MKHLLSIADLNRESALELLDEAERFEQALLGREVRKLPTLRGRTIMTVFFENSTRTRVSFEVAGKWMSADVINVSASSSSVSKGESLRDTAMTLRAAGADALIVRHPASGAAHQIAKWTGEAEDGGPAIINAGDGTHEHPTQALLDALTLRQRLGDIEGKRIAIVGDILHSRVARSNALLLSMLGAEVVLVAPPTLLPVGVHTWPVTVSHSLDAELPGLDAVLMLRVQAERMNGGFFPSQREYSINYGLSEKRLGMLADHAVVLHPGPMLRGMEIASAVADSSKAAVLQQVTNGVHMRMAVLFRLLVGSEDGAL
- a CDS encoding dihydroorotase, with amino-acid sequence MTTNQNGESPVSVLLKDVLIYGEGDAVDVLVGNGTILEIGANLDPATASEVIDGSGQILLPGFVDLHTHLREPGREDTETIETGSAAAALGGYTAVFAMANTSPVADSVVITDHVWRRGQEVGLVDVHPVGAVTVGLKGKQLAEMATMAAGIGKVKMFSDDGHCVDDPLIMRRALEYSSSLGVLIAQHAEEPRLTVGAVAHEGPTAARLGLAGWPRAAEESIVARDALLARDAGARVHICHASTAGTVELVKWARSQGISITAEVTPHHLLLDDSRLETYDAINKVNPPLREASDVAALRKGLAEGIIDCVATDHAPHAEQDKCCEFAAARPGMLGLETALSIIVQTMVQPGLLDWRGVARVMSERPASIVGLDDQGRPIAVGEPANLTLVDPSAEWTVHGPDLASVANNTPYESMTLPARVTTTLLRGRITAHDGNARLRNEE
- a CDS encoding PH-like domain-containing protein, encoding MERVLWVVGLVIFWVAMIGLMFIGWRGRARRQKDSIGELPTVPATLGELLVLPTTGLYVGSTIAPSWQDRIAVGDLGFRSTCEISRYSGGILLERTGASAIWIPQKSIRAIRTENGLAGKVMSKDGVLVIRWELPSGTEIDTGVRGDDKLVYPDWVKPLDVSNKTNNNEDASSGEIEQNGKNA
- the carA gene encoding glutamine-hydrolyzing carbamoyl-phosphate synthase small subunit, with product MSGFDNSPAVLVLEDGRVFRGTTFGAVGQTLGEAVFSTGMTGYQETLTDPSYHRQIVVSTAPQIGNTGWNDEDDESVGPTGDSAGAKIWVAGYVVRDPSRVTSSWRATGSLQAKLEEQSIVGIAGIDTRALVRHLRTRGSMKAGIFSGDALAADEVLVERVKDQPTMLGADLASEVSTTSGYIVEPKGGEALYTVAAIDLGIKTNTPRMFAERGIRVHVLPSNATLEQILDLKADGVFLSNGPGDPATADGAVHLTKEVIGQGLPLFGICFGNQILGRALGMSTYKMKFGHRGINVPVIEHQTGRIAITAQNHGFALEGEAGQEFDTPFGRAVVSHTCANDGAVEGVRLLDDSAFSVQYHPEAAAGPHDAAYLFDRFTSLLSARKETGVKN